One region of Marivirga arenosa genomic DNA includes:
- a CDS encoding sensor histidine kinase, whose amino-acid sequence MAYRIFSIFILTFILSFSSIAQNAVFDLRDSKLNENVISLAGNWQIEFGKLLSAKQMANIDSAIYVGVPHSWSNIDQKGIDFPSTGFATYYTKVIPDQNVNQLAINGNVISTNYKIIVNDIVLGGVGKVGKSKEEAEPNYQTKIYPLPKADTLEIIIQVSNYHYRKGGMTMAPKISSYINLIEEKGQNIVLAFFLIGSIFFMGLYHLGANLFRTRSKMNTYFILVCLFTILRTLSVNEYILIEYLHFPWWLSTRVELISFYLLLAFTVRFIYYLFPEYIPNKLSSITYVVGIVASVITVFSPIYYSSYLVPIMQTITVIVSFGILYFLLKACCGKNKEILIALIGFLILFAATMVEILIHHSQLVGETVFALGVFFYLFSHVIILANRQNDTYVKNLELSEELKSYNSLLEKTVNERTEELNTRNFDLIQKNEELKRINDEKNGLTHVLAHDLKSPLNNNNGLINLIKMDDSLNPQVENYISKLQKSNQQGLKLIEDLLQLYKIESQPDLEIEEINIDYFFEEVIHLHEDNARLKKVNLICDISTEAKKFKTDVKKLHRIMNNLVSNAIKFTHHNKSIFIKVSNKNSDVKIEIEDQGIGIREEEKDKLFQKFQKMSNKPTAGESSTGLGLSIVKTLVEQLSGTITFKSTYGKGTTFILSLPNL is encoded by the coding sequence ATGGCCTACAGGATTTTTTCCATTTTTATTCTAACATTCATTCTATCTTTTTCATCGATAGCACAGAATGCTGTTTTTGATTTAAGAGATTCCAAATTGAATGAAAATGTTATTTCATTAGCTGGAAATTGGCAGATTGAATTTGGAAAATTATTGTCGGCCAAACAAATGGCTAATATCGATTCAGCAATATATGTTGGTGTCCCTCATAGCTGGTCAAATATTGATCAAAAAGGAATAGATTTTCCTTCCACTGGTTTTGCTACTTACTACACTAAAGTAATTCCTGATCAAAATGTAAATCAATTAGCCATAAATGGTAATGTAATCAGTACTAACTATAAAATTATAGTTAATGATATTGTATTAGGTGGAGTTGGTAAGGTAGGTAAATCAAAAGAAGAGGCAGAACCTAATTATCAAACCAAAATTTATCCACTTCCTAAAGCAGATACATTGGAAATTATCATTCAAGTATCTAATTACCATTACAGAAAAGGCGGTATGACCATGGCTCCAAAAATTAGCAGCTATATTAACTTAATTGAGGAGAAAGGTCAAAATATTGTATTAGCATTTTTCCTTATTGGATCTATATTCTTTATGGGACTATATCATTTAGGAGCCAATCTTTTTAGAACACGCAGCAAAATGAATACATACTTCATATTAGTATGTTTATTTACAATTCTGAGAACCTTAAGCGTAAATGAATATATTTTAATAGAGTATTTGCATTTCCCATGGTGGTTGAGCACTCGTGTAGAACTTATTAGTTTCTATTTATTATTGGCATTTACAGTTCGCTTTATTTACTATTTATTCCCTGAATATATCCCTAATAAATTATCAAGCATTACATATGTGGTAGGTATTGTTGCTTCAGTTATTACGGTTTTTTCTCCGATTTACTATTCCTCTTACTTAGTACCGATTATGCAGACAATAACCGTAATAGTTTCATTTGGGATATTATACTTTCTGCTAAAAGCTTGTTGTGGAAAGAATAAAGAAATCCTAATCGCATTAATTGGGTTCTTAATTCTTTTTGCAGCTACAATGGTAGAAATCTTAATTCATCACTCTCAACTAGTGGGTGAAACTGTTTTTGCATTGGGTGTTTTCTTTTATCTCTTTAGTCATGTTATAATTTTAGCAAATCGTCAAAACGATACCTATGTGAAAAACTTAGAGCTCAGTGAAGAATTAAAATCCTACAATTCCCTTTTAGAAAAAACGGTGAATGAAAGAACAGAAGAACTAAATACAAGAAATTTTGATTTGATTCAAAAAAATGAAGAATTGAAGCGAATAAATGATGAAAAAAATGGTTTAACTCACGTTTTAGCTCATGACTTAAAGTCACCTTTAAATAATAATAATGGCTTGATCAACCTTATTAAAATGGATGATTCATTAAATCCTCAAGTAGAAAATTATATCAGCAAACTTCAAAAATCTAACCAACAAGGTCTTAAGTTAATTGAAGACTTACTGCAATTATATAAAATTGAAAGTCAACCTGATTTAGAAATTGAAGAGATCAATATTGATTATTTTTTTGAGGAAGTAATTCATTTACATGAGGATAATGCACGTCTAAAAAAAGTGAATCTAATATGTGATATATCAACTGAGGCAAAAAAGTTTAAGACAGATGTGAAAAAACTTCATCGCATCATGAATAATCTGGTTTCTAATGCCATAAAATTTACCCACCATAATAAATCAATTTTCATTAAAGTTTCTAATAAAAATAGTGATGTTAAAATCGAGATTGAGGATCAAGGAATTGGAATTAGAGAGGAAGAAAAGGACAAATTATTCCAGAAATTTCAAAAAATGAGTAATAAGCCAACTGCCGGAGAAAGTAGTACTGGCTTAGGCTTATCAATAGTGAAAACTTTAGTAGAGCAATTAAGTGGAACCATAACTTTCAAAAGTACCTACGGAAAAGGTACAACCTTTATTTTATCTCTACCTAACCTATAA
- the metG gene encoding methionine--tRNA ligase, whose amino-acid sequence MQKLNNRYTVTAALPYANGPLHIGHIAGAYLPSDIFVRYLKLRNKDVVYICGSDEHGAAITIRAKKEGITPNEIIDKYHELNKNTFKKLGINFDMYHRTSAENHHKLSQEFFLKLYENGEFVEKESEQYYDEDFKQFLADRYITGKCPKCGNDGAYGDQCEKCGSSLNPTDLINPISTLSGKTPELKTTKHWFLPLDKYQEWMEKWLIEGKKGKWKPNVYGQCSSWLKEGLRPRAMTRDLDWGVDVPLKGAEGKKLYVWLDAPIGYISSTQQWAEENGTDWEKYWKKQENPEDNSTLIHFIGKDNIVFHCIIFPVILHAHGDYILPENVPANEFLNLEGDKLSTSRNWAVWLHEYVEEFPGKEDVLRYALAATLPETKDNEFTWKDFQTRNNSELVGIFGNFINRAVVLTHKYYDGKVPARNELFDYDQEVIDELKSFPDVIEEKITNYKFREALSAMMEFARLGNKYLAETEPWKLQKENHERVKTIMNIALQIAANLSIVCEPFLPFTAEKLRKMLNIEAFAWDLAGSIDLLEANHTIKKAELLFEKIEDEVVEKQVQKLENTKKENKMTDKDIEVAPIKDEIKFDDFMKMDMRVGTVVKAEKIKKSNKLLKLTIDTGLDTRTILSGIAKHFTPEEVEGKQVTVLVNLAPRPMMGEVSEGMVLMAEDAEGNLQFVQPGNNVNPGSTIS is encoded by the coding sequence ATGCAAAAACTAAATAATAGATATACTGTAACTGCAGCCCTACCCTATGCAAATGGCCCATTACATATTGGCCATATAGCGGGTGCATATTTACCTTCAGACATTTTTGTACGGTATTTAAAATTGAGAAATAAGGATGTTGTTTACATATGTGGTAGCGATGAACATGGTGCAGCCATAACAATAAGAGCAAAGAAAGAGGGGATTACGCCTAATGAAATCATAGATAAATATCATGAGCTCAATAAAAATACCTTTAAAAAATTAGGTATTAACTTTGATATGTATCACCGTACCTCAGCGGAAAATCATCACAAGCTTTCTCAAGAATTTTTCCTTAAACTTTATGAGAATGGTGAGTTTGTTGAGAAAGAAAGTGAGCAATATTATGATGAAGATTTCAAACAGTTTTTAGCAGACCGGTATATAACTGGAAAATGCCCAAAATGTGGTAATGATGGAGCATACGGTGATCAATGTGAAAAATGCGGAAGCTCTTTAAATCCAACTGACCTAATAAATCCCATATCTACCTTAAGTGGTAAGACTCCAGAATTAAAAACTACTAAACATTGGTTTTTACCACTTGACAAATACCAGGAATGGATGGAAAAATGGTTAATTGAGGGTAAAAAAGGAAAATGGAAACCTAATGTTTATGGTCAATGCAGTTCATGGTTGAAAGAAGGTTTGAGGCCAAGAGCCATGACCAGAGATTTAGATTGGGGTGTTGATGTTCCCTTAAAAGGTGCTGAAGGTAAAAAGCTATATGTATGGTTAGATGCTCCAATTGGATATATTTCTTCAACACAACAGTGGGCAGAAGAAAATGGAACTGATTGGGAGAAATACTGGAAAAAACAGGAAAACCCAGAAGACAATTCTACTTTAATCCATTTCATAGGAAAAGATAATATTGTATTCCATTGTATAATATTTCCAGTCATTCTACATGCGCACGGAGACTATATTCTGCCTGAAAACGTGCCAGCAAATGAATTTCTAAATCTAGAAGGAGACAAACTCTCAACCAGTAGAAACTGGGCCGTTTGGTTACACGAATATGTCGAGGAATTCCCTGGTAAGGAGGATGTTTTAAGATATGCCTTAGCTGCTACTTTGCCTGAAACTAAGGACAATGAATTTACATGGAAGGACTTCCAAACTCGAAACAATAGCGAGCTTGTAGGGATTTTTGGAAACTTCATCAACCGTGCAGTAGTCCTTACTCACAAATACTACGATGGTAAAGTACCTGCAAGAAATGAACTTTTCGATTACGATCAAGAGGTAATAGATGAATTGAAAAGTTTCCCTGATGTTATTGAAGAAAAGATAACAAACTATAAATTCAGAGAAGCTTTAAGTGCAATGATGGAATTTGCTCGACTAGGAAATAAATATTTAGCCGAAACTGAACCTTGGAAGCTACAAAAGGAAAATCATGAGCGTGTCAAAACCATCATGAATATTGCATTGCAGATTGCAGCTAATCTAAGTATAGTATGTGAACCATTTTTACCCTTCACTGCTGAAAAATTGAGGAAAATGCTTAATATCGAAGCTTTTGCCTGGGATTTAGCAGGTAGTATTGATTTATTGGAAGCAAATCATACGATCAAAAAAGCAGAATTACTTTTTGAAAAAATAGAAGATGAGGTAGTTGAAAAGCAAGTTCAAAAACTTGAAAACACCAAAAAAGAAAATAAAATGACTGATAAGGATATAGAAGTAGCTCCAATAAAAGATGAAATCAAATTTGATGATTTCATGAAGATGGATATGCGTGTTGGCACTGTAGTAAAAGCAGAAAAGATTAAAAAATCTAATAAGCTTTTAAAACTAACTATTGACACTGGCTTGGATACAAGAACCATTTTAAGCGGTATTGCAAAACATTTTACTCCTGAAGAAGTAGAAGGAAAGCAAGTAACTGTATTGGTAAACTTAGCACCACGTCCGATGATGGGAGAAGTTTCTGAAGGTATGGTGTTAATGGCAGAAGATGCAGAGGGTAATCTTCAATTTGTTCAACCTGGAAATAATGTAAATCCGGGTAGTACAATTTCTTAA
- a CDS encoding phosphoadenylyl-sulfate reductase, protein MTFKELDKKLNQFQKDGKKYFTTSSFQSHSLVLLHMLSEIDADIPVYFINTGYHFPETVAFRDKIMNDFGLTNLVDLKPLTPKNMQRDADGKMFFTSDPDYCCYLNKTQPMDAILMKHDIWINGVRADQSKTRSSMKVEQAAPHGSTRLHPMLDWNSKMIHDYRKAHHLPDHPLEAKGYFSIGCEPCTRKFDLDMQERESRWYGMNKTECGLHTDLIK, encoded by the coding sequence ATGACTTTTAAAGAACTGGATAAAAAACTCAACCAATTTCAGAAAGATGGGAAGAAATATTTCACAACATCTTCTTTTCAATCACATAGCTTAGTATTGTTACATATGCTAAGTGAAATTGATGCTGATATTCCAGTTTACTTTATCAATACCGGCTATCACTTTCCTGAAACAGTGGCTTTTCGTGATAAAATCATGAATGATTTTGGGCTTACTAATCTAGTCGATTTGAAACCACTTACTCCTAAGAATATGCAAAGGGATGCTGATGGAAAAATGTTTTTTACTTCTGATCCGGATTATTGCTGCTATTTAAACAAAACACAACCAATGGATGCCATTTTAATGAAGCATGACATTTGGATTAATGGAGTAAGAGCTGATCAAAGTAAAACACGTTCCTCCATGAAAGTTGAACAAGCTGCCCCACACGGAAGTACTCGTTTACATCCAATGTTAGATTGGAATTCTAAAATGATCCATGATTATCGTAAAGCACATCATTTACCTGATCACCCTTTAGAAGCAAAAGGATATTTCAGCATTGGTTGTGAGCCTTGCACTAGAAAGTTTGATCTTGATATGCAGGAAAGAGAAAGCAGATGGTATGGCATGAATAAAACTGAATGTGGTTTACACACTGACCTGATTAAATAA
- a CDS encoding NAD-dependent epimerase/dehydratase family protein — MNILITGGAGYIGSALIEQLLPDEKINKIVIYDNLSRNNYHFFLGSKLPNHEKIEFIQGELLDTRKLSKALNGIDTVIHLAAKVTTPFADADPHYFEQSNHWGTAELVYAVEESNVQQFIFASSISVFGSSNDMVNEDHQANPRTIYGISKLRGEEHVARLSDKINTQILRLGNVYGYANAVRFDAVINRFMFDANFNKRIAINGDGKQHRPFISIQKVTDIIKQVSMSKGIPSGFYNVVDRNLQVLDIVDALKEIYPEMEFTFINQHLKLRELLVNPQTKLSEYIEIPENTKSLKEELIDFKNYLRF, encoded by the coding sequence ATGAACATATTAATTACGGGTGGAGCTGGCTATATAGGTTCAGCCTTAATTGAACAACTTCTTCCAGATGAGAAAATCAATAAAATTGTCATTTACGACAACCTCAGCAGGAACAATTACCATTTCTTTCTAGGTAGCAAATTACCGAATCACGAAAAAATAGAATTTATCCAAGGAGAATTATTGGATACTCGAAAGCTATCTAAAGCTTTAAATGGTATAGATACTGTAATTCATTTAGCTGCAAAAGTAACAACTCCCTTTGCCGATGCTGATCCTCATTATTTTGAGCAAAGTAACCATTGGGGCACAGCCGAACTAGTTTATGCGGTAGAAGAATCAAATGTTCAACAATTTATTTTTGCGAGTAGTATTTCTGTATTCGGTTCATCAAACGATATGGTAAATGAAGATCATCAGGCCAACCCTAGAACCATATATGGAATATCAAAATTGAGAGGAGAGGAACACGTTGCCCGACTTTCCGATAAAATCAATACTCAAATATTAAGATTAGGTAATGTTTACGGTTATGCTAATGCAGTCCGTTTTGATGCGGTGATAAACCGTTTCATGTTTGACGCAAACTTTAATAAAAGAATTGCCATTAATGGAGATGGTAAACAACACAGACCTTTTATTTCTATTCAAAAGGTTACTGATATCATCAAGCAAGTAAGCATGAGTAAGGGGATCCCTTCGGGATTCTATAATGTGGTTGATCGCAATTTACAAGTGCTAGATATTGTAGATGCTTTGAAAGAAATTTATCCTGAAATGGAATTTACTTTTATAAATCAACATCTAAAGCTAAGAGAACTTCTAGTTAATCCGCAGACAAAGCTTAGTGAATACATCGAAATTCCAGAAAATACAAAAAGCTTAAAAGAAGAATTAATTGATTTTAAAAATTATTTAAGATTTTAA
- a CDS encoding GLPGLI family protein — translation MKSIKMTLLFILLYFPFNYLLIAQEFNGLAKYKVRLAEDKFDFDASLFFNEKFSKFIYKENDKKKWVVDSDDPMGPIQVVHTDDQGYIVWRSILDPNMYVREFCGSERPEVYLDPIKFDWTLVNEEKEVAGLSCQKATTSFRGREYTVWYTTSIPISVGPWKFNGLPGLIVSVTDNKNEVHIRLVDLNLSASIPDLSNPFQNTTITREKFIECLDSEYEKYYRRNQAIIAQLQAQAQADGDDIEISDGGLSKERKSTELN, via the coding sequence ATGAAAAGCATAAAAATGACCCTCCTTTTTATTTTACTTTATTTTCCGTTCAATTATTTGCTGATAGCTCAGGAATTTAACGGACTTGCAAAATATAAAGTAAGATTAGCCGAAGATAAGTTCGACTTCGATGCTTCACTTTTCTTTAATGAGAAATTTTCCAAATTTATTTATAAAGAAAATGACAAAAAGAAATGGGTTGTTGACTCCGATGATCCTATGGGTCCTATTCAAGTAGTCCACACTGATGATCAAGGATATATAGTATGGAGATCGATTTTGGATCCTAATATGTATGTAAGAGAATTTTGCGGCTCCGAAAGACCAGAGGTCTATTTGGATCCAATAAAATTTGATTGGACCTTGGTTAACGAAGAGAAAGAGGTTGCTGGTCTATCCTGTCAAAAAGCGACAACCTCTTTTCGTGGCAGAGAATATACAGTTTGGTATACGACCTCTATACCCATAAGTGTTGGTCCTTGGAAATTTAATGGATTACCTGGCCTGATTGTAAGTGTAACAGACAATAAAAATGAAGTGCATATTAGATTAGTTGATTTGAATTTATCCGCTTCTATACCTGATCTATCTAATCCGTTTCAAAACACCACTATCACTAGAGAGAAATTTATAGAATGCTTAGATTCTGAATATGAAAAATATTACCGAAGAAATCAGGCGATAATAGCGCAGTTGCAGGCCCAAGCTCAGGCTGACGGAGATGATATAGAGATTTCAGATGGTGGATTAAGCAAAGAAAGAAAGAGTACAGAACTCAATTAG
- a CDS encoding helix-turn-helix transcriptional regulator — translation MLLNKNSYVLHSRISHAKLTFKELEVLSLCKKGLSCQEISDLLFISLETVKTHRKRIIKKLGLRGKQEFRQFIIESLKEDLIREFSISP, via the coding sequence ATGTTATTGAATAAGAATTCATATGTTTTACATTCTCGTATTTCACATGCTAAATTGACTTTTAAAGAATTAGAAGTTTTATCTCTTTGCAAAAAAGGTTTAAGCTGTCAGGAAATCAGTGACCTTCTTTTCATTAGCTTAGAAACCGTCAAAACTCATAGAAAAAGGATTATTAAAAAGCTTGGTTTAAGAGGAAAGCAAGAGTTTAGACAATTTATCATCGAATCACTAAAAGAAGATTTAATAAGGGAATTTTCAATATCACCCTAA
- the mtaB gene encoding tRNA (N(6)-L-threonylcarbamoyladenosine(37)-C(2))-methylthiotransferase MtaB, whose amino-acid sequence MNKKVAFYTLGCKLNFSETSSISRMFEDRGYEKVEFQANPDIFIINTCSVTENADKKCKKVVKEAKKINPDAFITIIGCYAQLKPKEISEIKGVDAVLGAAEKFQLIDKLDGFTKKDKPQVIASDIKEAKSFNNAFSINDRTRTFLKVQDGCNYHCAFCTIPLARGKSRSDSIENIIESAKKIAQEEVKEIVLTGVNTGDFGIQDGKRKERFVDLVKELDEVEGIERFRISSIEPNLLTNEIIEFVSQSKRFVPHFHVPLQSGSNKILRKMRRRYLRELYEDRVAKIKQLMPNCCIGVDVIVGFPGESDDDFLDTYHFLKDLPISYLHVFTYSERANTDAPEMDGVVPMEIRNERSKMLRSLSEKKKRAFYEENVGREEVVLFEKDIHDGLMEGFTDNYVRVVAKYDPILINELKKVKLTSINEQGLMEIDEVETEVLTH is encoded by the coding sequence ATGAATAAAAAAGTTGCTTTTTATACGCTAGGCTGTAAGTTGAATTTCTCAGAGACCTCTTCCATATCAAGAATGTTTGAAGACAGAGGTTATGAAAAAGTGGAGTTTCAAGCCAATCCTGATATATTTATTATCAATACTTGTTCTGTAACAGAAAACGCAGACAAGAAATGTAAAAAGGTGGTTAAGGAAGCAAAGAAGATAAATCCTGATGCTTTTATTACCATAATTGGCTGTTATGCTCAGCTTAAGCCAAAAGAAATATCTGAAATAAAAGGTGTTGATGCCGTTTTAGGTGCAGCAGAAAAATTTCAATTAATAGATAAACTAGATGGTTTTACTAAAAAGGATAAACCTCAAGTAATAGCTTCTGATATAAAGGAAGCGAAAAGCTTTAATAATGCTTTCTCAATTAATGATAGAACCAGAACTTTTCTTAAAGTTCAGGATGGATGTAATTATCACTGTGCTTTCTGTACTATTCCATTGGCAAGAGGGAAAAGTAGAAGCGATAGTATTGAAAATATTATAGAAAGTGCTAAGAAAATTGCTCAAGAAGAAGTAAAGGAGATTGTATTAACAGGTGTGAATACTGGTGATTTTGGTATTCAGGATGGAAAGCGAAAAGAAAGGTTTGTAGATTTAGTAAAAGAGCTAGATGAGGTGGAGGGGATTGAAAGATTTAGAATTTCGAGTATTGAACCCAATCTCCTTACAAATGAGATCATTGAATTTGTAAGCCAATCAAAAAGATTTGTTCCTCATTTTCATGTTCCGTTGCAAAGTGGTAGCAATAAAATATTAAGAAAAATGAGAAGAAGGTATCTTCGTGAGTTATACGAAGATAGGGTAGCTAAAATTAAGCAATTAATGCCAAATTGTTGCATAGGAGTAGATGTAATTGTGGGCTTCCCTGGTGAAAGTGATGATGATTTCTTAGATACTTATCACTTCTTAAAAGATTTACCTATTTCTTATTTGCATGTATTTACCTATTCGGAAAGAGCCAATACAGATGCACCTGAAATGGATGGTGTAGTTCCGATGGAAATAAGAAATGAACGTTCTAAAATGCTTAGAAGTCTTTCAGAAAAGAAAAAGAGAGCTTTTTATGAAGAAAATGTGGGTAGGGAAGAGGTTGTTTTATTTGAAAAAGATATTCACGATGGTTTAATGGAAGGCTTTACTGATAATTATGTTAGGGTAGTTGCCAAATATGATCCGATATTGATTAATGAATTGAAGAAAGTAAAACTGACTTCAATTAATGAACAAGGATTAATGGAAATTGATGAAGTTGAAACGGAGGTTTTAACTCATTGA